CAAATCACCGCTAAACGTCCCGTCAATCGTCGATAAATTCAAAGGCTTTTACGGCAAATCATTTGGCGTGCCGGTGGAGTATTTTGAGATAACTTCAGGAGCCAAGCAGACTCAAGCGCTCGCATCAAATTCGCTTCAGTTTCTTAACTGTGTGGGCGGCACTTCGGTTATCCTAGCGGCTGCAAACAAGGCTGATATCAAGATCATAAGTGCGTATTCAAGAGCGCCTGAAGCGTTTGTTATATTTGCTAAAGATAAAAGCATAAAATCGCCAAAAGATCTAAAAGGCAAGAAGATCGCAGGACCTAAAGGCACGATACTAAACGAGCTTTTGGTTAGATACCTTGCACTTGGCGGACTTAGTATAAACGACGTTGAGTTCATCTCTATGGGCATCCCGCCTGCACAAGCCGCACTTGAAAACGGAAGCGTTGATATGGCGCTTTTGGCTGGGCCTGCAGCTTATAACGCACAAAAATCAGGACTTCACATCGTCACAACCGGCAAGGGCGTCATCACTCCGGTTATCGTAACGGCTACAAGCGGAGAGTTTTATAAGAAGCACAAAGATGTAGTTGAGAAATTTAAGAAGACTCAGGATGAAATTTTAGATTTTATCAAAGCAAACGAAGAGGAAGCTCTTAAATTTACAGCCCAGGAAACCGGCCTTAGTATAGAAGCGGTTAAGAGCATGTATCCGCAGTATGACTTTAGCTCAAAGATCACGGCTGATGATATAAAAGCACTTGAAGCTACGCAAGAATTTATGCTTGAAAGCAAGATGATCGAGCAAAAAATAGACATAAAATCACTTCTAATAAACTAAAATTTAAAGGGCAAATTTGCCCTTTAACCTTAAAAACTCCCAAAACCTCCGAAATTTAAAATTTATTTTGCCAAAGTAGAGGTATAATAAAATAAAAAATAAAAAGGGCGAGATATGATTCCATTTACCGACGAAGAGCTGCTAAAGCCTGTAAGTGCGAGCCTGCAAAAGGTTATGCCTATGCTTGAGCGAGATGGTGGAGGACTCGAGCTTTTAGGCATTAAAAATGGCAAAATTTATGTTCGACTTACAGGTCATTGTCACGGCTGTGCAGCAAGCGGAACTACTTTAAAATACGGCATAGAAAGACAACTTAGGATAGATATTCACCCTGAACTTGAAGTGATAAATATTCCTATTGGCGAAGAGGTTAATTTAGATTGATAGATTATAAAAAACTTGGTGTCAAGGCCTTTTATAAAGGGCGATTTGATGAGGCGATGAACTATTTTTCGCTGGCTTATAATAAAAAAGAGGACAAGAGACTACTATTTTTTATTATGCTTTGTTCGCTTGCTAAAAATAGATATGATGAGGCTATGATGCTCTTTGAAATTTTTAAGGTCAAAGAGGATGTGGGAATGAGTGCTGAGGATTTGGATGAAATTTTAGCCACTCTAGAGTCTAAATTTGAAGAGAAAGATGAGCTTGAAAGTCAAAATGCGATCAGCTATCATGATTTTATGCAGGCGGTTGCCAAAGAGGGTAGCTTTAAGAGTGTATTTGAAGATATTATGTTTTCTACCAGAGTTATGATAAGTAGCCGAGATGACTTTTTGCAATTTTTAGAAAATTTGATTAAAAACGATTTTATCGAGATGGGATTAAACTACATAGAAAGCGTTGCCTCTATTTTTGCCGGCGACGAGAGACTAAATGCGCTAATCGGCGAAATAAACAAAAGGCGCAAAAGTGAAGATTTACATTAAAGACTCATTTGTAACGGATAATTCAAAAGAATGCGAAAAAGGATGCTTTTTTGTTCGCACTCATACAAATTCAAAATTTATAGACTCAGCTATTGCTAATGGCGCTAAAGTCATAAGTTTAAGCGAATGCAAAGAGATTTTGGGGATTGATAAAAATATAAAAATCATAGGCGTAACGGGAACAAACGGTAAAACTACAACTGCCGCAGCGATTTACTCAATATTGCTTGATCTTGGCTATAAATGCGGGCTTTGCGGCACGAGAGGCGCATTTGTTAATAATAAAAGGATTGATGAAAAGGCGCTTACTACAAGTGAAATTTTGCGTACTATTAATTATTTAAAAGTTGCAAGCGAAGAGAAGTGCGAATTTTTCGTTATGGAGGTTAGTTCTCACGCCATAGACCAAAACCGTATAGAAAGTCTTGATTTTGCGATGAAAATTTTTACAAATTTGACACAAGATCACCTCGACTACCACCACACTTTCGAAGAATACGCGCGTGTTAAAAGCAGTTTTTTTGATGATGACACTTTAAAACTTATAAATATCGATGATGGAAATTTAAAATTTAACGCTAAAAATGCGCTTACTTACTCGCTTAAAAAGCATGCAAATTTCGCTCCTATCGCTTACGGGCTAAAAAATGGCATTAATGCTATTATTAAGACTCCAAAGGGCGAGCTTGAGATCAGCTCAAATTTGCAGGGTGAATTTAATCTTTACAATCTAATTGCAGCGATTGGTTGCGTAATGAGCTTAACGGATAAGAGTTGTAATGAGATATCGCGTGCAGTTAGTAATTTTGGCGGTGTTGAGGGTCGTATGGAGGTTGTTAGTGACAATCCTCTTGTTATTGTTGATTTTGCACATACTCCAGATGGAATTGAAAAAGTCCTAAGCGCACTTTGTCACTATGAGATTGTGGTAGTGTTTGGAGCTGGAGGTGATAGAGATAACACAAAGCGTCCTAAAATGGGTGCTATAGTGCAAAGATTTGCAAAGCTTGCAATAGTGACTAGCGATAATCCAAGAAGCGAAGAGCCGATGGAGATAATAAAGCAAATTTGTGCGGGCATGAAGATGGATGATAGCGTGATTTGCGAACCTGATAGAAAAAAAGCGATTAAAATCGGACTTGAAAGCTTAAAAAATGTACAAATTTTAGTGATTTTAGGTAAAGGCGATGAGAGCTATCAGGAGATCAAAGGTATCAAATATCCGTTTAGTGATAAAGATGTTGTTTTACAGGCTTTATCTCACTAAATTTATCTACAGCAAATAAAATAAAATATAAAAGGTATAAAATGAGAATAGAGATTTTGGCTAGTAAAATTCACAGAGCAACAGTAAGTGATGCCAATCTAAACTATGTAGGCTCAATAGGAATTGATGAAAAATTGATGGAAGCGGCAAATTTGATAGAAAACCAAAAGGTTGAAATTCTAAATATCAACAACGGCGAGAGGTTTTCTACGTATGTAATAAAGAGTAAAAAAGATGGCGATATTTGCCTTAATGGAGCCGCTGCACGCAAAGTTTGCATAGGGGATAAAGTTATAATAGTGGCTTACGCAACAATGAAATTTAAAAAGGCTAAAAAATTTGAGCCAAAAATCGTGCATGTAAATGATAAAAACCAAATAATATCCTAAAATTTCGATACTCTGCAGATAGATTAAAAAATTGAAACAAATTTATATAAGCTCAAATTTGATATAATCAGCCAAAACCAAAAGGATTTTTTATGTTTGAAGGACTTGATTTTTCTAAAATGGGTGAGATGCTCGAAGAGGTTCAAAAGAAAGCTCGTGAGCTTGAAAATGAAACTGCAAATCGCGAATTTAGCGTAAAAAGCGGCGGGGGGCTTATTAGCGTAAAAGCTAATGGCAAAGGGGAACTTTTGGATATCAATATAGACGATAGCCTACTTGAAGACAAAGAGAGTTTGCAAATTTTACTAATTAGTGCTGTAAATGACGTAATGGCAATGGTTGAAGAGAGCAAAAAGCATATGGCTTCTAAGATGTTAGGCGGATTTGTCGGAGGTGTATAGATGAGAAAAATTTTTCTTATTTTAACACTTTGTGCGATTATTTTTGCCGCCCCTAGACCTACACAAGATGACTTTAACGCTTGCTTTGAAAAAACCTTACCAAGTATTGTGAATGTAAGTGGAAATAAGGGCATTGCGCTTAGTTCAAATTTAATAGCCGTTCCTAAAAATAGTCAAATGCCTGTCAAAAACTATATCAAATTTGATCCATTTTTGGGACTTTATCTAGTTGCATCGGATATCAAGCTTGAGCCAATTAGAATGAGCGATGATAACAATACCAAAAAGAGCGATTGGGTAAGCGTTACTAGCGATCTTAATGCGACTGTTTATGGGCATGTCAAATCTCTTGGAGAAAGACTAGGAGAGCTTGATACTCTTACTTTTGATGTAAATGGCACAGGAGCGCTTCTTAGTGTTTGTTGTAATATGCGCGGTATCGCAGTTGGCGATAATAAATTTGTGCCAAGTAGATATCTAAAGCATTTTATCGCCTATCCTTATTTGTATTATGGAGACGTTGGAGCTAGCTTTGAGGCTATTAAGGATAAAATTTACGTAAAAAGCGTAGAGAGATTAGGTAGAGGCGCTGTATTGATGATGGGCGATGAAATAGTAAGTATAAATGGCCAAAAATTTACCACTCTAAGAGAGCTAAATGAGAGAATTTTATTCGCCAAAAAGGGCGAAATTTTAAATTTTGAAATCATCAGAAATGAAGTAGTCGAGAGGTTTGATATACCTGTTTCTAGCGAGCCAAACACCCAAAATACTCAAAAGACAAATTTAAATGCTGATAAAACAGAAACAAAAAAAGAGTCTAAAGTAGTTAATGCCGCCAGAGATTTTTTTAAGGCGCAAGGAATAACTCTTGATGATAAACTTGTAGTCAAAAAAGTTGATGAAGATTCTCAGGCTGCCGGATTTGGGATAAAACCTGGCGATAAGCTCATACAAATTAATCAAAATGAGGTTAAAAATTATAAGGATATTTTGAAATTTACGTCAAAAGAAAAAGGCGAATATATACTGCTTTTTCGACGTGAAGGTTTTGACTTCTTTTATAAAGTGCGCTAAATGAATGAAAATTTATTAAATGATTTTAAGAGTTTCTTGGCGGAAAATTTGCCAAGTGCTCCAAGCTTTCATCCATATTTTGATGAGGCTTTAAAGTATATGCTGCTTGCCGGAGGTAAACACTTTCGTGCAATGCTTTTATTGGGTGTTGTGAAAGCGCTTAAGCCCGAAGTTTTAAAGGATGCGTTTGATGTGGCGCTTGGGTTTGAGATGATGCACACTTACTCTCTTATTCACGATGATTTGCCGGTAATGGATAATTCCCAGCTTCGCAGAGGCAAGCCTACGCTTCATGTAAAATTTGATGAGGTTACCGCTGTTTTGGTTGGAGATGCTTTGAACACTCATGCGTTTTATCAAATTTCAAAAGCTAATTTAAGTCCTGAAATTCGTATAAAATGCGTTGAAATTCTAAGTCAAAATGCCGGTGTTAGTGGAATGGTTTTGGGCCAGGCATTGGATTGCCACTTTGAAAACCAGAGGCTTGGATTGCAAGAGCTTACGTTTTTGCATTTGCACAAAACCGCTAAGCTAATTGCCGCAAGTTTAAAAGCCGGATGCGTAATAGCCGATATGAGCTATGAAGATAGCGAAAAAATCTATAAGATCGGGCTTGATTTGGGACTTGCTTTTCAAATAGCCGATGATATTATAGATGCGACAAAGAGTGCCACTGAGGCTGGTAAGCCTACAAATAATGACGGTGTGAAAAACTCTTTTACCAATCTACTTGGCGTTAAAGGCGCTAAAGAGGCAAAAGACGAGCTTATAGAAAAAATAGAAAACGAGCTAAAAAGCACTCATCTTGGCATCAAAGAGATAGTTGCAAATTTAATAGATAGACACTTGAGATAAAGGAAAAATATGTTAAAAAAACAAGCCGATACTATAAGATTTTTATGTGCCGATATGGTGCAAAAGGCAAATAGCGGACATCCGGGTGCGCCAATGGGGCTAGCGGACGTGATGGTCGTACTTATGAAATTTTTAAATCACAATCCAAAAAATCCAAATTGGCTAAATCGCGATAGACTCGTATTTAGCGGTGGGCACGCAAGTAGTCTCGTGTATAGTTTTTTACATTTAAGCGGATATGATTTAAGCCTTGATGAACTTAAAAAATTCCGCCAGCTTGGTTCGCTTACCCCAGGTCATCCTGAGATTCATACCAAAGGTGTAGAGGTTGCAACTGGTCCGCTTGGACAAGGTGTGGCGAATGCCGTAGGATTTGCCATGGCTGCAAAATACGCTGCAAATTTGCTAAACGAACCAAATAATGAGGTGATAAATCATAAAATTTACTGTCTTTGCGGAGATGGCGATTTACAAGAGGGTATTAGTTATGAAGCCTGTGCTATAGCGGGAAATTTGAGTTTAAATAATTTGGTTTTGATATACGACTCAAATAATATCACAATAGAGGGCGATACAAGTATAGCTTG
This Campylobacter sp. RM16192 DNA region includes the following protein-coding sequences:
- a CDS encoding UDP-N-acetylmuramoyl-L-alanyl-D-glutamate--2,6-diaminopimelate ligase, which produces MKIYIKDSFVTDNSKECEKGCFFVRTHTNSKFIDSAIANGAKVISLSECKEILGIDKNIKIIGVTGTNGKTTTAAAIYSILLDLGYKCGLCGTRGAFVNNKRIDEKALTTSEILRTINYLKVASEEKCEFFVMEVSSHAIDQNRIESLDFAMKIFTNLTQDHLDYHHTFEEYARVKSSFFDDDTLKLINIDDGNLKFNAKNALTYSLKKHANFAPIAYGLKNGINAIIKTPKGELEISSNLQGEFNLYNLIAAIGCVMSLTDKSCNEISRAVSNFGGVEGRMEVVSDNPLVIVDFAHTPDGIEKVLSALCHYEIVVVFGAGGDRDNTKRPKMGAIVQRFAKLAIVTSDNPRSEEPMEIIKQICAGMKMDDSVICEPDRKKAIKIGLESLKNVQILVILGKGDESYQEIKGIKYPFSDKDVVLQALSH
- a CDS encoding NifU family protein; protein product: MIPFTDEELLKPVSASLQKVMPMLERDGGGLELLGIKNGKIYVRLTGHCHGCAASGTTLKYGIERQLRIDIHPELEVINIPIGEEVNLD
- a CDS encoding polyprenyl synthetase family protein, which encodes MNENLLNDFKSFLAENLPSAPSFHPYFDEALKYMLLAGGKHFRAMLLLGVVKALKPEVLKDAFDVALGFEMMHTYSLIHDDLPVMDNSQLRRGKPTLHVKFDEVTAVLVGDALNTHAFYQISKANLSPEIRIKCVEILSQNAGVSGMVLGQALDCHFENQRLGLQELTFLHLHKTAKLIAASLKAGCVIADMSYEDSEKIYKIGLDLGLAFQIADDIIDATKSATEAGKPTNNDGVKNSFTNLLGVKGAKEAKDELIEKIENELKSTHLGIKEIVANLIDRHLR
- a CDS encoding histidine kinase is translated as MIDYKKLGVKAFYKGRFDEAMNYFSLAYNKKEDKRLLFFIMLCSLAKNRYDEAMMLFEIFKVKEDVGMSAEDLDEILATLESKFEEKDELESQNAISYHDFMQAVAKEGSFKSVFEDIMFSTRVMISSRDDFLQFLENLIKNDFIEMGLNYIESVASIFAGDERLNALIGEINKRRKSEDLH
- a CDS encoding DUF7488 domain-containing protein, whose protein sequence is MRKIFLILTLCAIIFAAPRPTQDDFNACFEKTLPSIVNVSGNKGIALSSNLIAVPKNSQMPVKNYIKFDPFLGLYLVASDIKLEPIRMSDDNNTKKSDWVSVTSDLNATVYGHVKSLGERLGELDTLTFDVNGTGALLSVCCNMRGIAVGDNKFVPSRYLKHFIAYPYLYYGDVGASFEAIKDKIYVKSVERLGRGAVLMMGDEIVSINGQKFTTLRELNERILFAKKGEILNFEIIRNEVVERFDIPVSSEPNTQNTQKTNLNADKTETKKESKVVNAARDFFKAQGITLDDKLVVKKVDEDSQAAGFGIKPGDKLIQINQNEVKNYKDILKFTSKEKGEYILLFRREGFDFFYKVR
- the panD gene encoding aspartate 1-decarboxylase, translated to MRIEILASKIHRATVSDANLNYVGSIGIDEKLMEAANLIENQKVEILNINNGERFSTYVIKSKKDGDICLNGAAARKVCIGDKVIIVAYATMKFKKAKKFEPKIVHVNDKNQIIS
- a CDS encoding YbaB/EbfC family nucleoid-associated protein — translated: MFEGLDFSKMGEMLEEVQKKARELENETANREFSVKSGGGLISVKANGKGELLDINIDDSLLEDKESLQILLISAVNDVMAMVEESKKHMASKMLGGFVGGV
- a CDS encoding ABC transporter substrate-binding protein; protein product: MRKIFKILCAFSLLCSLANAKENLDKIGITYVKSPLNVPSIVDKFKGFYGKSFGVPVEYFEITSGAKQTQALASNSLQFLNCVGGTSVILAAANKADIKIISAYSRAPEAFVIFAKDKSIKSPKDLKGKKIAGPKGTILNELLVRYLALGGLSINDVEFISMGIPPAQAALENGSVDMALLAGPAAYNAQKSGLHIVTTGKGVITPVIVTATSGEFYKKHKDVVEKFKKTQDEILDFIKANEEEALKFTAQETGLSIEAVKSMYPQYDFSSKITADDIKALEATQEFMLESKMIEQKIDIKSLLIN